One Deltaproteobacteria bacterium genomic region harbors:
- a CDS encoding sigma 54-interacting transcriptional regulator translates to MINWDEFEHIHVIRKLKQILASWWNVDTIFTDERGYLKGFDKAKMTYANPGVAMLMQKDAAMDNLAEVVSKTLEDLRLSENRYSLRRWDLAGFDIGIFPIWIDNDLVGAVIGLGFLKDNSPQRAAEIREHMAAFGASNEAIELTLAKTRTLDDDDRSKLVSLVELTSQEIVTLHLEITQREDRIRELNKELGSRYKYDSMIGKSKPMQSLYSLLDKIQGADSTVLVQGDNGTGKELIAKAIHYNSLRKDKAFIIANCGAIPEGLLESELFGHMKGSFTGAIATKKGLFEVADKGTFFLDEIGEMRPQMQVRLLRVLQEGTFTPVGSTEPKKVDVRVIAATNRNLREMVEKGEFREDLYYRLNVINIRVPPLRERKEDIPLLAEHFLGKESEKGQPKKVLTKRALEKLYDYPWPGNVRELQNEVERIVVLSGTENKLTADMLSPKILEVGEKAKVQGARVHGKLKDALEELEREMIKEGLRRTGWNKSKLAKELGISRAGLIMKVEKYGLDKRRMAKI, encoded by the coding sequence ATGATCAATTGGGATGAATTTGAGCATATACACGTCATCCGAAAGCTAAAACAGATTCTGGCTTCGTGGTGGAATGTCGACACGATTTTCACCGACGAGCGTGGATATCTGAAGGGCTTCGACAAAGCTAAAATGACTTACGCGAATCCCGGTGTTGCGATGCTGATGCAAAAAGACGCGGCCATGGACAACCTTGCAGAAGTTGTCAGCAAGACCTTGGAAGATTTGCGTCTTTCTGAAAATCGATACTCGCTTCGCCGCTGGGATCTAGCTGGTTTCGACATCGGCATCTTTCCTATTTGGATAGACAACGATCTCGTCGGCGCAGTAATAGGACTTGGCTTTCTAAAAGACAATTCTCCACAGCGAGCTGCGGAAATCCGCGAACACATGGCCGCTTTCGGCGCTTCGAACGAAGCGATTGAACTTACGCTAGCAAAAACACGCACTCTTGACGACGACGACCGGTCGAAACTTGTTTCGTTGGTCGAACTGACATCGCAAGAAATCGTGACTCTGCATTTAGAAATCACTCAGCGCGAAGATCGAATCCGCGAACTGAACAAAGAACTTGGTAGCCGCTACAAATACGATTCAATGATTGGTAAATCGAAACCAATGCAGTCGCTTTACTCGCTTTTGGATAAAATCCAAGGCGCCGATTCGACAGTGCTAGTTCAGGGTGACAACGGTACAGGTAAAGAATTGATCGCCAAAGCGATCCACTACAATTCTTTGCGCAAAGACAAAGCCTTCATTATCGCGAACTGCGGTGCAATTCCAGAAGGTCTGCTTGAAAGCGAATTGTTCGGGCACATGAAGGGTTCTTTCACTGGCGCGATCGCGACGAAGAAAGGTCTTTTCGAAGTTGCTGACAAAGGGACGTTCTTCCTAGACGAGATTGGTGAAATGCGGCCGCAGATGCAGGTTCGTCTGCTGCGTGTTCTGCAGGAAGGAACCTTCACACCGGTTGGCTCGACAGAGCCAAAAAAAGTTGACGTTCGGGTGATCGCGGCTACAAACCGAAACCTTCGCGAGATGGTAGAAAAAGGTGAGTTCCGTGAAGATTTATACTATCGATTGAATGTTATCAATATTCGCGTTCCGCCGCTTCGCGAGCGCAAAGAAGATATTCCTCTTTTGGCAGAACATTTCCTTGGCAAAGAATCTGAAAAAGGTCAGCCGAAAAAAGTTTTGACGAAGCGTGCACTAGAAAAACTTTATGATTACCCATGGCCAGGTAACGTTCGCGAATTGCAAAACGAAGTCGAACGAATTGTGGTTTTGTCCGGAACTGAAAACAAACTAACTGCAGACATGCTTTCGCCAAAGATCTTAGAAGTTGGCGAAAAAGCGAAAGTGCAGGGCGCACGCGTCCACGGAAAATTGAAAGATGCACTTGAAGAGCTCGAACGCGAGATGATCAAAGAAGGTCTTCGACGAACAGGCTGGAACAAGTCGAAACTTGCAAAAGAGCTAGGAATTAGCCGTGCCGGTTTGATTATGAAAGTTGAAAAATACGGTCTCGATAAGCGCCGAATGGCAAAAATTTAG
- a CDS encoding phosphotransferase — MGAGKFEIHPLAGDASARRYFRVIAHDESWVLMLWDPFIDDGRYPFLSVRAHFEKHGVAVPKVIGMRPEKGLVLLEDLGDLTLERKFWENQNQASAMPYYRQTIDELLKMHYDASFDRSSPCVAFTVEFDTAKLLWEMNYGREHLLEGLCQVRLSEVEKKELQTVFTTICETLHREPKFIAHRDFHSRNVMLKHGRVRVIDFQDARMGSIQYDLVSLLRDSYVDLNDDSIQELLSYYLAGRDERSRLNPGILPSISRDQFNHVFEVQTVQRCFKACGSFASFKMLRNDTRYLKYLAPTLKTVRRSLGSFPQYSAFFKILESNGVFDQSFDAN; from the coding sequence ATGGGAGCGGGAAAATTCGAAATCCATCCCCTAGCTGGTGATGCTTCTGCTCGGCGGTACTTCCGCGTCATAGCGCACGACGAGTCTTGGGTTTTGATGCTCTGGGACCCGTTCATCGACGACGGTCGCTATCCTTTTTTAAGTGTCAGGGCTCACTTCGAAAAACATGGCGTCGCGGTACCCAAGGTCATCGGTATGCGTCCCGAAAAGGGTTTGGTTCTTCTTGAGGACCTAGGCGATCTCACCTTAGAAAGAAAATTCTGGGAAAATCAGAACCAGGCATCAGCGATGCCGTACTATCGACAGACAATCGACGAACTTTTGAAAATGCACTACGACGCATCCTTCGATCGGTCATCTCCATGCGTGGCGTTTACTGTTGAATTCGACACCGCCAAGCTTCTTTGGGAAATGAATTATGGACGAGAGCACCTTCTTGAGGGCCTTTGCCAAGTGAGGCTTTCGGAAGTTGAGAAAAAGGAACTTCAGACTGTTTTCACGACCATTTGTGAAACCTTGCACCGCGAACCGAAGTTTATTGCTCATCGGGATTTTCATTCTCGCAACGTAATGCTGAAACACGGACGAGTGCGAGTGATCGACTTTCAAGACGCTAGAATGGGCTCGATCCAATACGATCTTGTCAGCCTTTTGCGGGATTCTTACGTGGATCTCAATGATGATTCGATTCAAGAACTTCTAAGCTATTATCTCGCCGGCCGCGATGAAAGGTCGAGACTGAACCCTGGTATACTCCCCTCGATTTCGCGCGATCAGTTTAACCATGTCTTTGAAGTTCAGACGGTCCAACGGTGCTTTAAAGCCTGCGGCAGTTTTGCGAGTTTCAAAATGCTTCGCAACGACACTAGGTATTTGAAGTACCTTGCGCCAACACTGAAAACTGTACGCCGCAGTCTTGGTTCGTTTCCGCAGTACTCAGCATTTTTTAAAATCCTTGAAAGCAATGGCGTCTTTGATCAGTCATTTGACGCAAATTAG
- a CDS encoding NDP-sugar synthase, which produces MQAFLLAAGLGTRLRPITDVYAKPAVPFLNVPLLFWSLELVQQFKPSSYVINLHHLPQTVQKLMTSPAVADLKTSWSLEAEAPLGSGGALTFAGSRGLLTDEELIVANADEIILPIDKMATARLLENHRRGGAIATLLTMKHPDAGTKFGGVWHDGAGSVFGFGRDRALYPKAKGALHYVGLILLNKRVLNYLPKTGESNLLYDGLLSAIQAGEKVTAHEEELFWQETGNAHDFLEATSAALSLLSPLVHTDASVLAKKIVYKYAPLGTRYWQSLSGAQMLISPIADGSLKESEICAHLEKEKAFAVIGANAKIRFSISNSVVLPNGLVNEPLEAEIAY; this is translated from the coding sequence ATGCAGGCATTTCTACTGGCGGCAGGATTGGGTACGCGACTTCGGCCGATCACAGACGTCTATGCTAAACCAGCGGTTCCTTTTTTAAATGTCCCACTTCTCTTTTGGTCACTCGAATTAGTTCAACAGTTCAAGCCGTCCTCCTACGTGATCAACCTCCATCACCTTCCTCAAACGGTGCAAAAGCTGATGACGTCGCCAGCAGTCGCAGATCTAAAAACCTCTTGGTCCCTAGAAGCCGAAGCACCGCTAGGAAGCGGCGGAGCTCTGACGTTTGCAGGAAGCCGTGGACTACTGACTGACGAAGAGTTGATCGTTGCAAATGCCGATGAAATTATTCTTCCGATTGATAAGATGGCTACCGCAAGGCTTTTAGAAAACCATAGACGGGGCGGAGCCATCGCTACTTTACTGACAATGAAGCATCCCGATGCGGGAACAAAGTTCGGAGGAGTTTGGCACGACGGTGCGGGATCGGTATTTGGCTTTGGACGCGATCGCGCTCTTTATCCGAAAGCAAAGGGTGCACTTCACTATGTTGGACTCATTCTATTGAACAAAAGAGTTCTTAACTACCTACCCAAAACAGGAGAGAGCAATCTTTTGTATGACGGTTTGCTTTCAGCCATTCAGGCAGGAGAAAAGGTCACGGCGCACGAAGAGGAATTATTTTGGCAAGAAACCGGCAACGCACATGATTTTCTTGAAGCCACTTCAGCGGCACTTTCGCTCCTTTCGCCTCTGGTCCACACAGACGCATCGGTCTTAGCGAAAAAAATCGTCTACAAGTATGCGCCCCTGGGAACGAGATACTGGCAGTCTCTATCGGGCGCGCAAATGTTGATATCCCCGATTGCTGATGGGTCGCTGAAAGAATCAGAAATCTGTGCCCACCTGGAAAAAGAAAAGGCGTTTGCCGTGATCGGTGCAAACGCCAAGATTAGATTTTCTATTTCAAACAGCGTCGTGCTTCCAAACGGTCTTGTAAATGAACCGTTGGAAGCTGAAATCGCTTACTGA
- a CDS encoding Tad domain-containing protein: protein MSDRGQPNSKRRLTNKFGANELGQMSIFLALVFQVLFVFFAMVINIGLLVHDKINLQNSVDLGAYYAAQKQAEILNEIAHLNYQIRQDYKLLAWRYWVLGTIGRNGGSGVQQPPPHVSAPGTDPGEVVKRYSSGGAAPQEEVPVACLANPYWWEFARLTPGLPPNENYCWHPYNWVSTSIAAPNVPSTPATGGYNGFALAQARMSQGNYTLSCAEASPLSWAFVAAIMTNYKYSISYKKRAIKKLTENLVSSDPLDRDGNSIRQGVLLTIEKNLTESNRAGFDPNSVQILNSHTLGGCDGGSRPGENTIPEILTGPGMYFALLGISGTSCNFSIKFQLEFDLIGTQAGGNINIWDPPPQATLRSMVRGEPSNRNDDFHSSLGFEKNPWCMSYVGVKATTRSRKPFAPFGQPSTLEARAFAQPFGGRIGPWYGKRWDRAAQTSVSPVPPAAAPGAGDMNPHPSQMADRTDPMTSPRLVPSAGGYQYSAFTIPNFSRFPGDRLGMRSSRAQAAARNYFRTIVPNVAAGGPGDPRLRLNWFYNFGQFPNSGDSLAFDAVAQAAAGAMPAPLQHFRKVEMAAVAPDLFDLTYYSIDPAADENYVTPARNNPARYGSGSQRPVGDLGAREDVADMRASDIETQIEAAMSPNVTDSGVDPTLRPVLFWLVRSWKHLLNGWAPHRVTTFTFPTDRFGKCQDGGEAVPGVMIPGKCTVGGRVGYSVRLISRDHLNGPWQIGGAGVGAQTIKNAPGDDSQF from the coding sequence ATGTCCGACCGTGGCCAGCCGAACTCTAAACGCCGCCTAACGAATAAATTTGGTGCGAATGAACTTGGCCAGATGTCCATTTTCCTTGCTCTGGTGTTTCAAGTTTTGTTCGTGTTTTTCGCGATGGTTATCAACATCGGACTTTTGGTCCACGACAAAATCAACTTGCAGAACTCTGTGGATCTTGGCGCCTATTACGCCGCACAAAAGCAGGCTGAAATTTTAAATGAGATCGCTCATCTCAATTACCAAATACGCCAAGACTACAAACTTCTCGCCTGGCGCTATTGGGTTCTTGGAACCATCGGTCGAAACGGTGGATCGGGTGTTCAGCAGCCGCCGCCTCACGTTTCTGCACCGGGAACAGATCCGGGAGAGGTAGTTAAGCGTTATTCGTCCGGCGGAGCGGCACCACAGGAAGAAGTTCCGGTGGCCTGTTTGGCAAATCCCTACTGGTGGGAATTTGCGAGGCTCACCCCAGGTTTGCCGCCCAATGAAAACTATTGTTGGCATCCCTACAATTGGGTTTCTACATCGATCGCGGCGCCTAACGTCCCGTCTACTCCGGCAACCGGAGGGTATAATGGCTTTGCGTTAGCACAGGCCCGAATGAGCCAAGGAAATTATACGTTAAGCTGCGCGGAGGCGTCGCCACTGAGCTGGGCATTTGTTGCTGCAATAATGACGAACTACAAATATTCGATCTCGTATAAAAAACGCGCGATAAAGAAACTCACAGAAAATTTGGTTTCGTCAGATCCACTAGATCGCGATGGAAACTCAATTCGCCAAGGTGTTTTGCTCACGATCGAAAAAAATCTGACGGAAAGTAATCGGGCGGGCTTTGATCCAAACAGTGTTCAGATTCTTAACAGCCATACCTTAGGCGGTTGCGACGGCGGATCGCGCCCAGGGGAAAACACGATTCCAGAAATTCTAACTGGGCCCGGGATGTATTTCGCGCTGCTAGGAATTTCGGGCACCTCTTGTAACTTCTCAATCAAGTTTCAATTGGAATTCGATTTGATCGGCACCCAGGCAGGTGGAAACATCAATATCTGGGATCCGCCGCCCCAAGCGACATTGCGTAGTATGGTGAGGGGAGAACCGTCCAATCGGAACGATGACTTTCATTCTTCTTTAGGCTTCGAAAAAAATCCGTGGTGCATGTCCTATGTCGGTGTCAAAGCGACGACCCGTTCACGAAAACCGTTTGCTCCTTTCGGCCAGCCCTCGACTTTGGAGGCGCGCGCCTTTGCGCAGCCGTTTGGCGGGCGCATTGGCCCCTGGTATGGGAAAAGATGGGATCGTGCGGCACAAACCTCTGTTTCGCCTGTTCCACCAGCAGCGGCGCCCGGTGCTGGGGACATGAACCCGCATCCGTCGCAAATGGCCGATCGCACGGACCCGATGACGTCGCCGCGACTTGTTCCCAGCGCTGGAGGCTACCAGTACTCCGCATTCACGATTCCGAACTTTTCGCGCTTTCCCGGTGACCGCTTGGGAATGAGATCCAGCAGGGCGCAAGCAGCGGCGAGAAACTATTTTCGTACAATAGTGCCGAATGTTGCTGCCGGTGGACCAGGAGACCCACGGCTTCGATTAAATTGGTTTTACAACTTTGGACAGTTTCCAAATTCCGGGGACTCGCTGGCTTTTGATGCCGTCGCGCAGGCCGCGGCTGGCGCAATGCCGGCACCACTGCAGCACTTCCGCAAAGTTGAGATGGCGGCCGTCGCACCGGATCTTTTTGATCTTACTTACTATTCGATAGATCCCGCTGCCGATGAAAACTATGTAACGCCCGCACGAAACAACCCGGCCCGCTATGGAAGCGGATCGCAAAGACCAGTTGGGGATCTCGGTGCGCGTGAAGACGTCGCCGATATGCGAGCCTCCGATATAGAAACGCAAATCGAAGCAGCGATGTCACCAAATGTAACTGACTCTGGCGTCGATCCGACTCTGCGTCCGGTCTTGTTTTGGCTGGTGCGAAGCTGGAAGCATTTGCTGAACGGCTGGGCCCCGCACCGAGTGACGACTTTTACTTTTCCCACCGATCGTTTCGGAAAATGCCAAGATGGCGGAGAAGCAGTTCCCGGAGTGATGATTCCTGGCAAATGCACGGTTGGCGGTCGAGTTGGGTATTCGGTGCGCTTGATTTCTCGCGATCATTTGAACGGCCCGTGGCAAATTGGCGGCGCCGGAGTTGGAGCGCAAACGATCAAAAATGCTCCTGGTGACGATAGCCAATTCTAG
- a CDS encoding ABC transporter permease has protein sequence MFNYVLRRILVALPVLFGVSALSFSLLHFVPGDPVDIMLGDQATAADKDVLRRELGLDRPFKAQLTGYFTGLVQLDLGKSLHSRRPVWDEIAERVPATFELTLVAMLIALGIGIPLGVLAAVYRHGVFEKFAMLYGLIGMSTPGFWLGPMLILLFAIKLDWLPVSERGGFQHVILPALTLALSLSAILTQVTRASMIEVVREDFVNVARAKGSGPIRLWFKHALANAMMPIITIIGLQFGALLTGTVIVETIFDWPGVGTLLFQSIQQRNYPLVQGCVLFIAFTYVAVNLLTDLAYAAANPKVRLS, from the coding sequence ATGTTCAATTATGTGCTAAGACGAATTCTAGTCGCTCTTCCGGTGCTCTTTGGAGTATCTGCGCTTAGCTTTAGTCTTTTACATTTTGTTCCAGGCGACCCGGTCGACATTATGCTAGGCGATCAGGCAACAGCCGCTGACAAAGATGTTTTGCGCCGAGAGCTTGGGCTTGATCGACCGTTTAAAGCACAGCTCACCGGATACTTTACGGGACTCGTGCAGCTAGATCTCGGCAAATCTCTTCACTCTCGTCGTCCCGTCTGGGACGAGATCGCAGAACGGGTTCCGGCGACCTTTGAACTTACGTTGGTCGCGATGTTGATCGCACTTGGAATCGGTATTCCATTGGGAGTTCTAGCAGCTGTTTACCGTCACGGCGTTTTTGAAAAGTTCGCGATGCTTTACGGATTGATCGGAATGTCGACGCCTGGGTTTTGGCTAGGACCGATGCTGATTTTGCTATTTGCCATCAAACTAGATTGGCTGCCGGTCAGTGAACGAGGCGGATTTCAGCACGTGATACTGCCCGCGTTGACGTTAGCATTAAGCTTGTCTGCGATTTTAACTCAAGTTACGCGCGCCTCGATGATCGAAGTGGTGCGCGAAGACTTTGTAAACGTCGCGCGCGCAAAAGGCTCGGGCCCCATCAGGCTTTGGTTTAAACACGCATTGGCAAATGCGATGATGCCGATCATCACCATAATCGGTCTTCAATTTGGTGCGCTACTAACAGGCACCGTGATCGTCGAAACTATTTTTGATTGGCCCGGAGTCGGGACGCTTCTCTTTCAGTCCATTCAGCAAAGAAACTATCCTCTTGTTCAAGGATGCGTTTTGTTTATTGCGTTCACTTATGTCGCGGTAAACTTGCTGACCGACTTGGCTTACGCGGCGGCGAATCCAAAAGTGAGGCTTTCGTGA
- a CDS encoding ABC transporter permease, with protein sequence MALGAIFASAIAGHDPTAMDLAARYSPPSADHLFGRDQNGADVFAQVLYGAQISLQVAFTVVFISAIIGLLVGSLAGYLGGWVDQLVMRFLDMFYAFPGFLLALSLVAVLGPSIRNLIFAMCVTGWTGYARLVRGEILHLKQREYVVGAVAVGAKPLRLLVHHIWPNLFGILVVQMTFGMSGTIITESGLSFLGLGAPPTIPTWGSLLNSGRRILTEAPHVSLFPGVAILILVLGFNLVGDSLRDWLNPRKA encoded by the coding sequence ATGGCCCTTGGCGCTATTTTTGCCTCAGCGATCGCCGGCCATGATCCAACAGCTATGGATCTCGCCGCGCGATATTCGCCGCCATCGGCTGATCACTTGTTCGGGCGGGACCAGAACGGAGCCGATGTTTTTGCGCAAGTGCTCTACGGTGCACAAATAAGTCTGCAAGTTGCCTTCACTGTCGTCTTCATTAGCGCGATCATCGGCCTTCTCGTTGGCAGTCTTGCCGGCTACCTCGGCGGCTGGGTCGACCAACTGGTCATGCGTTTTTTAGATATGTTTTACGCTTTCCCAGGATTTCTTCTCGCACTGTCACTAGTAGCGGTTCTGGGGCCATCGATAAGAAATCTCATCTTCGCAATGTGTGTCACAGGATGGACGGGCTATGCGCGACTTGTTCGCGGTGAGATACTCCATTTAAAACAGCGGGAATATGTTGTCGGTGCGGTAGCCGTAGGTGCAAAGCCGCTGCGCCTTCTCGTCCATCATATTTGGCCAAACCTCTTTGGCATTCTCGTCGTGCAAATGACCTTTGGTATGTCGGGCACCATCATCACCGAATCGGGGCTTAGTTTTCTCGGACTAGGTGCGCCACCGACAATCCCCACATGGGGATCACTTTTAAACTCTGGTCGAAGAATATTGACGGAGGCACCACATGTAAGCCTCTTCCCAGGGGTTGCGATTTTGATTTTGGTACTGGGTTTCAATTTGGTCGGCGACTCTCTTCGAGATTGGCTGAATCCACGAAAGGCTTAG
- the nagZ gene encoding beta-N-acetylhexosaminidase gives MRQKIGAAMIVGLQGTTLTPDEIKFLVKENIGGVILFKRNFESPNQVFDLTSELRSLAKMKSDKTPFLISVDQEGGRVARFRSPFTEWPPMAKVGAIDSATVAFKVANTIATELAAVGINMDFAPSVDVLTNPSNTVIGDRSLSSNAENVAKLGSAMVRGFIKAGVIPVAKHFPGHGNTLIDSHEELPMETKTLADLEACELEPFRRVIRARLDFLMTSHILFKNIDPDWPVSLSKIFLTDILRGNLRYRGLIISDDLDMKALTKHHSKGKIAVRALQAGTNVLLYCNEPDSPPTAIDAIEKAVADGALPEKTVADNAAAVVGLKRDLKLETFVPKWEDSQALIGAEAHKALAEAVRAGAVPASLLEG, from the coding sequence ATGCGACAAAAAATCGGCGCCGCGATGATCGTTGGACTTCAAGGCACCACACTGACACCGGACGAAATTAAATTCCTGGTGAAAGAAAATATCGGCGGCGTGATTTTGTTTAAAAGGAACTTTGAAAGCCCGAATCAGGTTTTTGATCTCACTAGCGAACTGCGCTCGTTAGCAAAGATGAAATCCGATAAGACGCCATTTTTGATTTCGGTCGACCAGGAGGGCGGCCGAGTGGCGCGCTTCCGATCGCCATTTACCGAGTGGCCACCAATGGCAAAAGTCGGAGCGATCGATTCAGCAACCGTCGCGTTTAAAGTTGCGAATACCATCGCTACCGAGCTTGCAGCTGTTGGCATCAACATGGATTTCGCTCCGTCCGTCGACGTTTTAACAAACCCATCCAACACCGTGATCGGCGACCGAAGTCTTTCATCGAACGCAGAAAACGTAGCCAAACTTGGCTCAGCGATGGTGCGCGGCTTTATAAAAGCCGGTGTGATTCCAGTGGCTAAACATTTCCCAGGCCACGGCAACACTCTGATCGATAGCCACGAAGAACTTCCGATGGAAACCAAAACGTTGGCGGACCTAGAAGCCTGTGAGTTAGAACCCTTTCGCCGCGTGATTCGCGCGCGATTGGATTTTTTAATGACCTCGCATATATTGTTTAAAAACATCGATCCCGATTGGCCCGTCTCGCTTTCAAAAATATTTTTAACAGACATTCTTCGAGGAAATCTGCGGTATCGGGGACTCATCATCAGTGATGATCTCGACATGAAAGCGCTGACGAAACATCATTCGAAAGGCAAGATCGCAGTTCGTGCGCTGCAGGCCGGAACAAATGTTCTTCTTTATTGCAACGAGCCTGACTCACCACCAACCGCCATTGATGCTATAGAAAAAGCGGTCGCTGACGGGGCGCTGCCGGAAAAAACAGTTGCTGACAATGCCGCAGCGGTGGTCGGCCTCAAGCGCGACTTGAAACTCGAAACCTTTGTGCCGAAGTGGGAAGACTCACAGGCGCTGATTGGCGCAGAGGCACACAAAGCCCTCGCCGAAGCGGTTCGCGCTGGCGCAGTGCCCGCAAGTCTTCTTGAAGGCTAA
- a CDS encoding HNH endonuclease, whose product MDHVIPVALGGRNDVTNLRILCRSHNLLMAEKLIGRTKMCRFRKPL is encoded by the coding sequence ATGGATCACGTGATTCCGGTGGCTTTGGGTGGAAGGAATGATGTCACGAACCTTCGAATATTGTGCAGATCTCATAATCTACTCATGGCCGAGAAACTTATCGGTCGGACGAAGATGTGTCGGTTTCGAAAACCATTGTAA
- a CDS encoding TonB family protein, with translation MSNRDTNSSDSRSSNSRMSDSRKAYTRMSGRPTVRLDYERSTGRQLGFMGFSIVAHTAFLAALAFSTQSLKPIQEIGGGDGLEAGAGGGTEISIVEVNDAGEPLAATSVDQAAAQSTMLTDEASTITAADVPSVTAPVIPEPVTKPIVKTVAQPVAQPATKPAPKPIAKVTANKPLDKPATQPVEAKPLVAPAPETQAESNVMTEEVAEAPVLLANPPEDKPEETTQETAEEPTPVLAAAPIMEAAPEEKPEAKPESVAEKQAEPQPVAQVVAQPEPVAEQQPEPEPAPAPVAVAQANTQTNSQTSARNAEEAASATSAAPPSEFASGMGNNQSGTGSTNESKGTGSGTVISGPIRDASELKALPGNPNPVYPARDRFNRKQGTTFVLGRVMPDGRIGQVVLEKSSGSPSMDAESAKAFRNWRFQPGQQGWVRKPFQFRLVGDAKEVPAALGKQLKRQ, from the coding sequence ATGTCGAATCGAGATACAAATTCCTCCGATTCCCGATCGTCCAATTCACGCATGTCGGATTCTCGCAAAGCATACACTCGCATGTCCGGTCGCCCGACCGTGCGCCTAGATTACGAGCGCAGCACGGGACGCCAGCTTGGCTTCATGGGATTTTCAATTGTCGCTCACACTGCTTTTCTTGCGGCACTCGCTTTTTCAACACAAAGCCTAAAGCCGATTCAAGAAATTGGCGGCGGAGACGGTCTGGAGGCCGGAGCAGGTGGCGGAACCGAGATCTCGATTGTTGAAGTGAACGATGCGGGTGAACCCCTCGCCGCCACTTCCGTGGACCAAGCGGCAGCTCAATCGACCATGCTCACCGACGAAGCCAGTACAATCACGGCCGCCGATGTACCATCGGTCACCGCGCCAGTTATTCCGGAACCAGTCACAAAGCCGATTGTGAAAACAGTTGCCCAACCGGTGGCACAGCCAGCAACAAAACCTGCACCTAAACCGATCGCAAAAGTGACCGCGAATAAACCATTAGATAAACCAGCCACTCAACCAGTTGAAGCAAAGCCGTTAGTGGCACCCGCACCCGAAACCCAGGCTGAATCAAACGTGATGACGGAAGAAGTCGCCGAAGCACCGGTCCTCCTGGCAAATCCACCGGAAGACAAACCTGAGGAGACGACCCAGGAAACGGCCGAAGAGCCGACGCCCGTTTTGGCTGCGGCACCGATCATGGAAGCTGCGCCAGAAGAGAAACCAGAAGCGAAACCAGAATCAGTTGCGGAAAAACAAGCCGAGCCACAACCCGTCGCACAAGTTGTTGCGCAGCCAGAACCAGTTGCTGAACAACAACCAGAGCCCGAGCCGGCCCCTGCGCCGGTCGCCGTAGCGCAGGCAAATACGCAGACAAATTCACAGACAAGTGCGCGAAACGCTGAAGAAGCGGCAAGCGCAACATCGGCGGCTCCGCCGAGTGAGTTCGCATCGGGAATGGGAAACAATCAAAGCGGCACCGGTTCGACGAACGAATCCAAAGGCACAGGCAGCGGTACTGTCATCTCGGGTCCGATCCGCGACGCGAGCGAACTTAAAGCACTACCTGGAAACCCAAATCCGGTTTACCCAGCTCGGGATCGCTTTAATCGAAAACAGGGTACGACTTTCGTTCTTGGACGCGTGATGCCCGACGGCCGAATCGGCCAAGTGGTTCTAGAAAAGTCATCTGGATCACCCAGCATGGACGCCGAGTCGGCGAAAGCTTTCCGAAATTGGCGCTTTCAGCCTGGCCAACAAGGTTGGGTTCGTAAACCCTTCCAGTTTCGACTGGTCGGAGACGCGAAAGAGGTTCCAGCAGCCTTGGGCAAGCAGCTAAAACGCCAGTGA